The Rhodococcus sp. X156 genome window below encodes:
- a CDS encoding enoyl-CoA hydratase-related protein yields MPVADTQGGLVLAERRGAVAVLTFNRPERLNAWTNAMEDEYFDLLLAAEDDPDVRAVVVTGAGRGFCAGADLAGLRNVGDARPEDLARARPRDLPLTLRKPLVGAINGVAAGLGLVEALYFDVRFASTAARFTAAFSQRGLIAEYGSSVLLPRLVGHSRATDLLLSSRMVDAAEAHSIGLVDHLVDGDVLAAAVDYATTLATTCSPTSMAVMKQQLRADVPYAEALRRSEELMLDAFRGPDVSEGVSSFLQRRPPEFPPLPMRTSHVDV; encoded by the coding sequence GTGCCGGTTGCGGACACCCAGGGCGGGCTGGTGCTGGCCGAGCGCCGGGGCGCGGTGGCGGTGCTCACCTTCAACCGGCCGGAGCGGCTCAACGCCTGGACCAACGCCATGGAGGACGAGTACTTCGACCTGCTGCTGGCCGCCGAGGACGACCCTGACGTGCGCGCCGTGGTGGTCACCGGCGCCGGCCGCGGCTTCTGCGCCGGTGCCGACCTGGCAGGGCTGCGCAACGTCGGCGATGCCCGGCCCGAGGACCTCGCCCGCGCCCGGCCCCGTGACCTCCCGCTGACCCTGCGCAAGCCGCTGGTCGGGGCCATCAACGGTGTCGCCGCGGGCCTGGGCCTGGTGGAGGCGCTGTACTTCGACGTCCGGTTCGCCTCGACCGCTGCCCGGTTCACCGCCGCGTTCTCCCAGCGCGGGCTGATCGCGGAGTACGGCAGCTCCGTGCTGCTGCCCCGCCTGGTCGGCCACAGCCGGGCCACCGACCTGCTGCTGTCCAGCCGGATGGTGGACGCCGCCGAAGCCCACAGCATCGGCCTGGTGGACCACCTGGTGGACGGTGACGTGCTGGCCGCGGCCGTCGACTACGCCACCACCCTGGCCACCACCTGCTCGCCCACCTCCATGGCGGTGATGAAGCAGCAGCTGCGGGCCGACGTGCCCTACGCCGAGGCGCTGCGCCGCTCCGAGGAGCTGATGCTCGACGCCTTCCGCGGCCCCGACGTCAGC